In the genome of Pempheris klunzingeri isolate RE-2024b chromosome 11, fPemKlu1.hap1, whole genome shotgun sequence, one region contains:
- the slc26a10 gene encoding solute carrier family 26 member 10, translated as MSASVAVYRNIYTEDRFKQAYGSDDDTSGSLRLREKLAGRCRCSKRACLHLLKERVPIFNWLPRYRLKKWILGDTIAGLTVGILHIPQGMAFALLTSVAPIFGLYTSFFPVVLYMFFGTGRHVSTGTFAVVSLMTGSVVEQLVPTPLDMNSSSPEAAEFEGQRIGVASAVALLSGIIMLCMFGLQLGFLSTYLSEPIVKAFTSAAAFHVTISQLQSMLGLRLPRHTGTFSLFKTLASVMENLPHTNMAELLISLVCLAVLVPVKEINMRYRQHLRTPIPVEILTVIIATGVAYASSLDSTYNIEIVGHIPAGFPKPQMPALHTFPDIAGDTVAITFVGYAVSVSLAMIYADKHGYSIHPNQELLAHGVSNTVSSFFTCFPSSATLATTNILESAGGYTQLSGFFTSLVVLIVLLLIGPLFYFLPKAVLACINVTSLRQMFLQFQDLPELWRVSKIDFMVWVVTWLSVVVLNVDLGLAIGVVFSMMTVICRTQRASCSVLGRASNTEIYRPLENHSKCYEVPGVKILTYNGPIYYGNRSFFREEMSRLLGLTPEKIRSREKSRKALEKREREATVNTVERGIANTSFSSENEFFKPETSESDVQAVLIDCSSVIFVDVAGARLFTQMCTECQKVGVHVYLANCNEHVLKILTSSGLMNYMNPQHIFVTVHDAVMYIQQQKEKPPESTTTVWV; from the exons ATGAGCGCTTCTGTGGCCGTGTACAGGAATATTTACACGGAGGACCGCTTCAAACAGGCCTACGGCTCCGACGATGATACTAGTGGAAGTTTGCGGCTCCGGGAAAAGCTCGCCGGGAGGTGCAGGTGCTCAAAACGAGCGTGCCTGCACCTGTTGAAGGAGAGAGTGCCCATTTTCAACTGGCTGCCAAGATACAGACTGAAGAAATGGATCTTAGGAGATACTATAGCGGGACTGACAGTTGGTATTCTACACATTCCGCAAG GCATGGCCTTTGCCTTACTCACATCCGTGGCACCAATATTTGGCCTTTACACCTCCTTCTTTCCTGTGGTCCTCTATATGTTTTTTGGCACAGGCCGCCACGTGTCCACAG GTACCTTCGCCGTTGTGAGTCTGATGACTGGGTCTGTGGTGGAGCAGCTCGTTCCCACTCCTCTGGACATGAACTCAAGTTCACCAGAAGCAGCTGAGTTTGAGGGACAGAGGATTGGAGTGGCCTCAGCTGTAGCACTCCTCTCAGGAATTATCATG CTCTGCATGTTTGGTCTTCAGCTGGGCTTCCTCTCCACCTATCTGTCAGAGCCAATCGTTAAGGCTTTTACCAGTGCCGCTGCCTTCCATGTTACCATCTCACAGCTGCAAAGCATGCTGGGGCTGCGGCTCCCTCGCCACACTGGGACCTTCTCCCTCTTCAAG ACCTTAGCGTCAGTGATGGAGAACCTGCCTCACACCAACATGGCTGAGCTGCTGATCTCCTTGGTGTGTCTGGCTGTCCTGGTGCCAGTTAAGGAAATTAACATGCGTTACCGTCAGCACCTGCGTACACCTATCCCTGTAGAGATCCTCACG GTGATTATTGCTACAGGTGTGGCCTACGCCTCTTCGCTGGATTCTACTTACAACATTGAGATAGTTGGCCACATCCCAGCAGG ATTCCCAAAGCCACAGATGCCTGCCTTGCACACTTTCCCTGACATTGCTGGGGACACAGTAGCCATAACATTTGTTGGTTACGCTGTGTCGGTCTCACTGGCGATGATCTACGCTGATAAACACGGATATTCCATACATCCCAACCAG GAGCTGCTAGCTCACGGTGTCTCCAACACAGTGTCCTCTTTTTTCACCTGCTTCCCCAGTTCAGCCACTCTAGCCACCACTAACATACTCGAGAGTGCTGGAGGATACACACAG CTCTCCGGCTTCTTCACTAGTCTGGTTGTTCTGATTGTCTTGCTGCTGATTGGACCACTGTTCTACTTCCTTCCCaag GCAGTACTGGCATGCATCAATGTCACCAGCCTCAGGCAGATGTTCTTACAGTTCCAGGACTTACCTGAGCTGTGGAGAGTCAGCAAGATTGACTTT aTGGTCTGGGTGGTAACTTGGCTGTCTGTAGTGGTGCTTAACGTGGACCTTGGCCTAGCCATCGGGGTGGTTTTCTCTATGATGACCGTCATCTGCCGAACACAAAG GGCTAGTTGTTCAGTGCTTGGTCGGGCCAGCAACACAGAAATTTACAGACCTCTGGAGAACCACAGCAAG TGCTATGAGGTGCCTGGAGTGAAGATCCTGACTTACAACGGGCCTATTTACTACGGCAACCGTAGCTTCTTTAGGGAGGAGATGAGCAGGCTGTTGGGCCTGACGCCAGAGAAGATCCGCAGCCGGGAGAAGTCCAGGAAAGCCCTGGAGAAACGGGAGAGAGAGGCCACCGTCAACACTGTG GAAAGAGGCATTGCAAACACATCATTTTCCTCAGAAAATGAGTTCTTTAAACCTG aaACATCTGAGAGTGATGTTCAGGCAGTGTTAATTGATTGCAGCAGCGTGATATTTGTTGACGTTGCTGGAGCAAGACTCTTTACACAG ATGTGCACTGAATGCCAGAAAGTTGGAGTTCATGTATATTTGGCAAACTGCAATG AGCACGTCTTAAAGATCCTCACATCAAGTGGTCTAATGAACTACATGAATCCTCAACATATTTTCGTCACTGTTCACGATGCTGTGATGTACATTCAACAGCAAAAG GAAAAACCCCCAGAGAGCACCACAACTGTTTGGGTATGA